The genomic DNA CATTCTATGGTCGCTCATGCCATTCTCAAATGGGGAAGTAAATTTCAAAAAGAGTATTGGCTGACTAAATTAGCATCCGGCGATGCGATCGCAGCCTTCGCATTGAGCGAACCTAACATAGGTAGCGATGCCAAAGCCGTAGAGACGACAGCAAAACTTTCTGGCGACTCTTATATCTTAAACGGGCAAAAAAAATGGATTACTTACGGACAAATTGCTGATGTTTTCTTAGTTTTTGCCAAGTGGGAAGGTAAACCCTCTGCTTTTTTAGTCGAAAAAAACAGTCCGGGACTCTCCATTAAACCAATTTTTGGAATGTTAGGTGTCAAAGGTTCGATGTTAGCAGAACTGCACCTAAATAATTGTCGAATTCCCCAAGAAAATCTCGTATGCAGGCAAGGTTTTGGTTTCTCCCACGTAGCATCTTCTGCACTTGATTTGGGACGATACAGTGTCGCGTGCGGTTGTGTAGGAATCGCTCAAGCTTGCTTAGAAGCCTGCATTGAATATACAAGTAAACGCAAGCAATTTGATGTTTATCTCAAAGAACATCAACTAATTCGACAAATGATTACTGAGGCGATCGCGAATATCAAAGCCGCCCGATTACTATGCTATCAAGCAGGTTATCTCAAAGATATTGGCGACCCCAACTCAATTATGGAAACCTCGATCGCCAAATATTTTGCTTCTACGATCGCAACTAAAGTAGCCAATGATGCCGTCCAAATTCACGGGGCAAATGGTTGCAGTAGTCAATACCCAGTTCAACGGTATTTACGGGATACAAAAATTATGGAAATCATCGAAGGTAGTACCCAAATTCAACAAATAACCATCGCTGAGTATGGTTATCAAGAATATATGTTCTCACAAAATCGGAATTCAAAATCTCAAGAATTAGTAGGAAGGAAGTGAAAAAATGATTAGTTTAAATTGTGCGCCAACAGACAATAAACAAGAAAAAACACAATCAATAAAATGTGTCGTTTGGGATTTGGATAACACCATCTGGAACGGCATATTGTTAGAAGGCGATCGAGTTTGCTTGCGACCCCATATACTCGATATCATCAAAACTTTGGATAGTCGAGGAATCTTACAATCCATCGCTAGCAAGAATGAATATAGTAGTGCGATCGCGAAACTTGAAGAACTACGATTGCACGAGTATTTTATCTATCCTCAGATCCATTGGAATTCTAAGGTTTCTTCAATTAAAGAAATTGCTAAATTAATTAATATCGGGACGGATGCGATCGCTTTCGTTGACGACCAAATTTTTGAACTCGAAGAAGTAAATTTTTCACTCCCTGAAGTCCTTTGTATTAATGTCGATCGCCTAGAATATCTACTAGAAATGCCAGAAATGAATCCTCGTTTTATCACAGAGGATTCCCAAAAAAGAAGGCAGATGTATATCAGCGATATCCAGCGAAATCAAGCTGAATCAGAATTCATCGGTTCGCAAGAAGAATTCTTAGCTACCCTAAATATGCACTTGACAATTTCTGCCGCTAAAGAAGAAGATTTACAGCGAGCCGAAGAACTAACAGTACGCACCAATCAACTAAACACAACAGGTTACACATATTCCTATGACGAACTGAATATGTTTAGTCGATCGGACAACCACAAATTGCTGATCGCCAGTTTAAATGATAAGTATGGAAATTATGGAAAAATCGGCTTAGCTTTGCTCGAATATTCCGACAGCTTCTGGACTATCAAACTCTTCCTCATGTCTTGTCGCGTTATGTCAAGAGGTGTCGGCACAGTTATGCTAAATTATCTGCTAGAACTCGCTAAAGACAATAACGTTCGATTGCGTGCAGAATTCCTTTCAAACAATCGAAATCGGATGATGTACATCGCTTATAAATTTTCTGGATTCAAAGAAATCGAGAACAACGGCGATCTGGTAATTCTCGAAAACGATCTAAAAACAATTCAACCTTACCCCAAATATATGAACATCGAAATCATCAATTAGAAAAATCAACATTCATCTGCGATCAAAAAAACTTACTAGGAGATTATAAAAAAATGGACATAAACAAACAACAAATACTAGCAAGACGCTATCAACTTTCCCCCAGCAAACAAGCACTTCTCGCCAAACGCTTGCGGGGAGAAATTCAGTCTGATTCCCCCATAAACTTTATTCCCAAACGCGACCTTACTGACTCTGCGCCGCTATCCTTTGCTCAACAAAGACTGTGGTTACTCCAACAAATCGATCGCACCAATTCTTCCTACAACGAACACGGAGCAATACAACTCAAAGGTGCGCTCAATATACCAGCACTAGAACGCAGCCTCAATGAAATTATAAAACGCCACGAATCCCTGCGAACTACTTTCAAAATGAGGGAAGAACAACCAGTTCAAATTATTTGTTCATCTCTAACTATAGAGTTACCAATAGTCGATTTATCTGACTTACCAAAATCAGAACAAAATAAACAAATTCAGCAACTTGCGATCGAACAAAGCCAATCTCCTTTTGACTTAGCGCAAGGGCCATTATTGCGCTGGATGCTGTTACAAATTGACCAACAAGATTACGTGCTGCTAGTCACCATGCACCACATTATTTATGATGGCTGGTGTTATGGCATACTGATGCACGAATTAGCAGCACTTTACCAAGCATTTTCTAATAATCAATCATCCCCTCTTAGCGAACTACCCATCCAGTATGCCGACTTTGCTTTATGGCAGCAACAATCCCTAAAAGGAGAGGTGCTGACAACACAAATTGCTTATTGGAAGCAGAAGTTGGGTAACACTCCTCCCGTGCTACAATTACCCACAGATTATCCTCGACCAGCCGTACAAACCTTCCGAGGTGCGAGGAAAACATTCTCTCTAACGGCGGAATTAACTAAAGCACTCAAGGCGCTAAGTCAGAACGAAGATGCGACTTTTTTCATGACCTTGTTAGCCGCTTTCAAAATCTTGCTCTATCGCTACACGGGAATTGAAGATATCGCGATCGGTTCCCCTATTGCTAACCGTAACCACACCGAGATAGAACAATTAATTGGCTGTTTTGTCAATACTTTAGTGCTGCGAACTGACTTATCTGGTAATCCTACTTTTCGGGAATTATTAATTCGAGTCCGTCAAGTGTGCGTGGGAGCATACGCTCATTGCGATGTACCATTTGAAAAGTTGGTAGAGACATTGCAACCGCAACGATCTTTGAGTTACACGCCTTTATTTCAGGTGATGTTTACACTTCAAAATACTCCGACATCAGTGTTAGAGCTATCGGGTTTGACGGTGAGTAGTCTGGAAAGTAACAACGGTACTGCGAAATTCGATTTGAGTTTGTATATCGAAGAAAGAGGAGAGGAATCAATCGTAACTATAGAATACAATACCGACTTATTCGAGATAGCTACAATTGCCAGAATGAGCCAGAATTTCCAGCAGCTACTTACAGGAATTGTTGCCAATCCCGATCGGCGAGTGCATGAATTACCACTATTAACATCATCTGAAAAACAGCAGTTGTTAGATTGGAATTGTACTCAGACAGATTATCCCAAAGATGCTTGTATTCACGAGCTATTTGAAATACAAGTAGAAAAAACACCAGATGCAGTTGCGATCGTATTTGAAGATCGACAGCTAACTTATCAAGAATTAAATCAACAAGCCGATCGATTGGCGGATTATCTGAGAGAATTAGGAGTGCGATCGGAAGTTTTGGTAGGAATTTGTGTAGAGCGATCGATTGAAATGGTAGTCGGACTTTTAGGCATTCTCAAGGCTGGTGGAGCTTACGTACCATTAGATCCAGCCTATCCCCAAGAGCGTCTGGCGTTCATATTATCCGATGCTCAAGTTTCAGTATTATTAACACGCAAAAATTTAATTAAAGAACTACCAGCTTTAAGTACCAAAATAACTCCATTAGTTGTTTATTTCGATGGTGAATGGGACACGATTTCTAATCTTAAATTTAAAATCCCCAATCCAAAATTGTCTGACAACCTCGCCTATGTCCTCTATACTTCAGGTTCTACAGGGACTCCCAAAGGCGTACTCGGTCGCCATCGCAGCGCCGTTAATCGCTTGAATTGGAATCCTTATCCTTTTGAACAAGGAGAGATTTGCTGTCAGAAAACATCATTAAATTTTATAGATTCAGTTTGGGAAATTTTTGCCCCATTGCTGCACGGACTGCGAACTATAATCATTGCTGATGAAATAGTAAAAGACCCTTATCGGTTGGTTCAAACTTTATCTCAACAACAGGTTCCACGCCTGGTTTTAGTCCCATCATTGTTGCGCGTCTTATTAGAAACTTTTCCCGATTTACAAAAGCGACTTCCCCAACTCAAGTATTGGGTTAGTAGTGGAGAAACTTTATCTGTGGAACTATGTCAACGTTTCCAAGAAAGGATGCCTCAAAGTATTTTAATTAACCTTTATGGTTCCTCCGAAGTATCCGCAGATGTGACGTGGTACGACACGAGTAAAAACCAATCTCTTTCTTCAATTCCGATCGGTCGTCCTATTTCTAATATGCAAGTATACGTGCTGGACGCACACTTACAACCCGTTCCGATCGGCGTTCCCGGCGAACTTTGTATTGGCGGCGATGGTTTAGCGCGAGGTTATCTCAATCGCCCAGAATTAACAGCGGAAAAGTTTATTCCCAATCCGTTTAGCAGTGAAAATGGCGCTTATCTTTATCGAAGTGGAGACATCGGTCGTTATCTATTTAATGGGGAGATTGAGTATTTAGGACGTAGCGATCGCCAAATCAAACTTCGCGGTTTTCGCATTGAATTAGGGGAGGTTGAAAATGTACTTACCCAACATCCATTAGTAAAACAAGCTGTGGTTATTCTCAGAGAAGATGAAGTAGATAACAAGCGCTTAGTTGCTTATATTGTCTCAGATAATATTAACCTAGAACTACGCAGTTTTCTAGCAGAAAAATTACCAGATTACATGGTTCCATCTGTTGTCATACAGTTGGAGGCATTACCTTTAACACCTAACGGAAAAGTAGACTATCGCGCCCTACCAATACCGGAAAATCGCCGTGATTTGAAACAGGATTACGTAATGCCTCAAACTGAAGTAGAACGACTGATTGCTGAGGTTTGGCAAGAAATATTGCAGTTGGAAAAAGTGGGGATTAATGATAATTTTTTTGAAATTGGCGGGCATTCGTTACTTTTGGTCAAAGTTCAAGCAAAATTGCATAAGGTTTTAGATCGAAATATTTCTGCGATCGACTTATTTAAGTATCCCAGTATAAAGATGTTGGCGGAATATTTGAGCCAAAAACAGGATGGGGAGCAACCAATGTTTGAAGAAGTTAATAGCTATGTCAGGAAGCAAGAACAAGCGGCAGCCAGACAAAAAGAACTGTTTAAACAAGCTAGGAATCGGTAAGAAAATTAAGATATTTTTTAGGAGAGGTTGCAATGGATAACTGGGAAGGAGAGGGTATGTTGGAACCAATTGCTATTATTGGCATGGCGGGTCGTTTTCCTGGCGCTAAAAATGTCGATGAATTTTGGCTAAACTTGTGTGATGGAGTCGAGTCTATTTCATCGTTTAGTGATGAAGAATTGAGGACTGTGGCCGTAGAAGAGAGTTGGCTGAATGACTCTAATTATGTGAAAGCTGGGTTCGTATTGGATGATATCGAGATGTTTGATGCTGCGTTTTTTGGTATGCTGGCAAAAGAAGCTGAAATTACAGATCCGCAACATCGTCTTTTTTTAGAGTGTGCTTGGGAAGCTTTAGAAAATGCGGGGTATGACCCGGAACGATACGCAGGTTTGGCTGGTGTTTATGCGGGTGCTAACCTGAGTACGTATCTGCTAAATAATATTATTTCAAATCGGGATTTATTCGGCTCGTTGGGTTATCTACCATTGGGAATTGGTAATAATCAAGACTTTTTAGCTACTCGAATTTCTTATAAACTAAACTTGAAAGGGCCGAGTATTAATGTTAATACCGCTTGTTCTACATCATTAGTTGCAGTTCATTCGGCCTGTCGGGGATTGTTGAGTTACGAATGCGATATGGCTCTAGCTGGTGGAGTTTCAATTCAAGTTCCTCAAAAACAAGGTTATTTTTATCAAAAAAGTGGGATCTTTTCTACCGACGCTCATACTCGCGCTTTTGATGCTAAAGCCGGAGGAACTACTTTTGGTAATGGAGTAGGTATTGTTGTACTTAAGAGATTAGAAGATGCTTTGGCAGATGGCGATCGCATTTATGCGGTGATTAAAGGTTCAGCTATTAATAATGATGGTTCCGCAAAAGTTAGTTATACAGCGCCCAGTGTTTCGGGCCAAGCTAAGGTAATTGCTCAGGCGCAAGCGATCGCGCGTTTCGCTCCTGAAACTATCACTTATATAGAAACTCACGGAACTGGTACTTCTTTGGGAGATCCGATCGAAATTAGAGCGCTGCAAGAAGTGTTTGAATCGCAAACTAAGCAGAAGGGTTTCTGTGCGATCGGATCTGTAAAAACTAATGTCAGTCATTTGAATACAGCCGCCGGAATAACGGGATTAATCAAAACAGTTTTGGCGCTCAAACATCAGAAAATACCAGCTAGTTTGCACTTTGAAAAACCAAATCCCGAAATTGATTTTGCCAACAGTCCGTTTTATGTCAATACCACCCTCCGTGAATGGAAAACAGACGGAATGCCTCGTCGTGCGGGAGTCAGTTCTTTCGGCATTGGCGGTACTAATGCTCATGTCGTTTTAGAAGAATTTCCAAATCTTAAGGTAGCAGAGAACAAAGGGAGAAAGTATCAATTGTTGATTCTTTCTGCTAAAACAAGTTCGGCTTTGGAAACAGCAACGGCAAATTTAGCGGCACATTTAAAACAGCATCCAGACCTCAATTTAGCTGATGTAGCTTATACGCTGCAAGTGGGTCGTAAAGTATTCGATTATCGCCGAATGTTGGTATGTCAAAATATTGACGACGCTGTACAAATGCTGACTCTAGAAAGTGAGGGGAAAGAAAATACAAAAATATTAATTCCCGATATTTCCCACTCCCATCACGAGGATTCTGGTAATCGTCCTGTCGTGTTTATGTTTTCCGGTCAAGGGGTGCAGTATGCGAACATGGCGCGAGAACTTTACCAGACTGAATCTACTTTTACTTGTGCTATTGATGATTGTTGCAAACTCCTAATACCGCACTTGGGAATAGACTTGCGTACCGTTTTGTATCCAAGTGAAGTAGGGGAAGAAGAAGCCGCACAACAACTAAAACAAACTTATATTACTCAGCCAGTATTATTTATAATTGAGTACGCTTTAGCTCAGTTGTGGATGTCCTGGGGCGTGCTTCCTGAAGCTGCGATCGGTCATAGTATTGGCGAGTACGTTGCAGCAACTCTTGCTGGTGTATTTTCCCTGGAAGATGCCTTGATATTAGTTGCTACTCGCGGGAGATTGATGCAGCAACTACCTGCTGGTGCAATGCTGGCTGTACCTCTATCGGAACAGGAAATAGAACTAAGTGAAGAACTTTCTCTGGCTGTAATTAATGCACCATCTTTGTGTGTAGTTTCTGGTTCTATAAAAGCTGTTGACGAGCTGCAAAATCGTTTGATGGAGCTCGGTTTAGATTGTCGTCGTTTGCATACTTCTCATGCTTTTCATTCTGATATGATGGAACCAATTATTGGGCCTTTCATCACCGAAGTTAGAAAAGTCAAACTAAAGGCTCCTCAAATTCCTTTCATATCCAATGTAACTGGCACTTGGATTACTGAAATGGAAGCAACAGATCCGAATTATTGGGGGAAACATCTACGCCAAACTGTGCGTTTTGGTGACGGGATTGCTGAGTTGCTAAAAGAACCAAAGCGTATCCTGCTGGAAGTTGGCCCTGGACGCACTTTGAGTACATTTGCTAGAGATTGTTTGGAGGAAAATACTCAAACAATTGTACTTTCTTCGTTGCGTCATCCGAAAGATAGCCAGTCAGATATAGCATTCTTGCTGAACGCATTGGGAAGACTTTGGCTAGCTGGCGTGTCAGTTAATTGGCCGGAATTTTATCGCCACGAGCGACGCGATCGCATTCCTTTACCTACTTATCCCTTTGAGCGAAAAAGATATTGGATTGAACCTTCTAATCCAGCCGTTCATGACAATAAGTTCACAGAAGTAGATCGTACAATCGAGGAGGAAAATGTAGGCGATCGCGAGATTGAAGAGATTATGGCTCAACAAAT from Kamptonema formosum PCC 6407 includes the following:
- a CDS encoding acyl-CoA dehydrogenase family protein; its protein translation is MKLELSSQQKDNRSTFRAFVDEEIVPHADRIDREERTTPEIIQKLAQKGYLGAILPEEWGGMGMDAIAYGLLNEEIGRGCSSLRCLLTVHSMVAHAILKWGSKFQKEYWLTKLASGDAIAAFALSEPNIGSDAKAVETTAKLSGDSYILNGQKKWITYGQIADVFLVFAKWEGKPSAFLVEKNSPGLSIKPIFGMLGVKGSMLAELHLNNCRIPQENLVCRQGFGFSHVASSALDLGRYSVACGCVGIAQACLEACIEYTSKRKQFDVYLKEHQLIRQMITEAIANIKAARLLCYQAGYLKDIGDPNSIMETSIAKYFASTIATKVANDAVQIHGANGCSSQYPVQRYLRDTKIMEIIEGSTQIQQITIAEYGYQEYMFSQNRNSKSQELVGRK
- a CDS encoding HAD-IIIC family phosphatase translates to MISLNCAPTDNKQEKTQSIKCVVWDLDNTIWNGILLEGDRVCLRPHILDIIKTLDSRGILQSIASKNEYSSAIAKLEELRLHEYFIYPQIHWNSKVSSIKEIAKLINIGTDAIAFVDDQIFELEEVNFSLPEVLCINVDRLEYLLEMPEMNPRFITEDSQKRRQMYISDIQRNQAESEFIGSQEEFLATLNMHLTISAAKEEDLQRAEELTVRTNQLNTTGYTYSYDELNMFSRSDNHKLLIASLNDKYGNYGKIGLALLEYSDSFWTIKLFLMSCRVMSRGVGTVMLNYLLELAKDNNVRLRAEFLSNNRNRMMYIAYKFSGFKEIENNGDLVILENDLKTIQPYPKYMNIEIIN
- a CDS encoding non-ribosomal peptide synthetase, translating into MDINKQQILARRYQLSPSKQALLAKRLRGEIQSDSPINFIPKRDLTDSAPLSFAQQRLWLLQQIDRTNSSYNEHGAIQLKGALNIPALERSLNEIIKRHESLRTTFKMREEQPVQIICSSLTIELPIVDLSDLPKSEQNKQIQQLAIEQSQSPFDLAQGPLLRWMLLQIDQQDYVLLVTMHHIIYDGWCYGILMHELAALYQAFSNNQSSPLSELPIQYADFALWQQQSLKGEVLTTQIAYWKQKLGNTPPVLQLPTDYPRPAVQTFRGARKTFSLTAELTKALKALSQNEDATFFMTLLAAFKILLYRYTGIEDIAIGSPIANRNHTEIEQLIGCFVNTLVLRTDLSGNPTFRELLIRVRQVCVGAYAHCDVPFEKLVETLQPQRSLSYTPLFQVMFTLQNTPTSVLELSGLTVSSLESNNGTAKFDLSLYIEERGEESIVTIEYNTDLFEIATIARMSQNFQQLLTGIVANPDRRVHELPLLTSSEKQQLLDWNCTQTDYPKDACIHELFEIQVEKTPDAVAIVFEDRQLTYQELNQQADRLADYLRELGVRSEVLVGICVERSIEMVVGLLGILKAGGAYVPLDPAYPQERLAFILSDAQVSVLLTRKNLIKELPALSTKITPLVVYFDGEWDTISNLKFKIPNPKLSDNLAYVLYTSGSTGTPKGVLGRHRSAVNRLNWNPYPFEQGEICCQKTSLNFIDSVWEIFAPLLHGLRTIIIADEIVKDPYRLVQTLSQQQVPRLVLVPSLLRVLLETFPDLQKRLPQLKYWVSSGETLSVELCQRFQERMPQSILINLYGSSEVSADVTWYDTSKNQSLSSIPIGRPISNMQVYVLDAHLQPVPIGVPGELCIGGDGLARGYLNRPELTAEKFIPNPFSSENGAYLYRSGDIGRYLFNGEIEYLGRSDRQIKLRGFRIELGEVENVLTQHPLVKQAVVILREDEVDNKRLVAYIVSDNINLELRSFLAEKLPDYMVPSVVIQLEALPLTPNGKVDYRALPIPENRRDLKQDYVMPQTEVERLIAEVWQEILQLEKVGINDNFFEIGGHSLLLVKVQAKLHKVLDRNISAIDLFKYPSIKMLAEYLSQKQDGEQPMFEEVNSYVRKQEQAAARQKELFKQARNR
- a CDS encoding type I polyketide synthase, with the protein product MDNWEGEGMLEPIAIIGMAGRFPGAKNVDEFWLNLCDGVESISSFSDEELRTVAVEESWLNDSNYVKAGFVLDDIEMFDAAFFGMLAKEAEITDPQHRLFLECAWEALENAGYDPERYAGLAGVYAGANLSTYLLNNIISNRDLFGSLGYLPLGIGNNQDFLATRISYKLNLKGPSINVNTACSTSLVAVHSACRGLLSYECDMALAGGVSIQVPQKQGYFYQKSGIFSTDAHTRAFDAKAGGTTFGNGVGIVVLKRLEDALADGDRIYAVIKGSAINNDGSAKVSYTAPSVSGQAKVIAQAQAIARFAPETITYIETHGTGTSLGDPIEIRALQEVFESQTKQKGFCAIGSVKTNVSHLNTAAGITGLIKTVLALKHQKIPASLHFEKPNPEIDFANSPFYVNTTLREWKTDGMPRRAGVSSFGIGGTNAHVVLEEFPNLKVAENKGRKYQLLILSAKTSSALETATANLAAHLKQHPDLNLADVAYTLQVGRKVFDYRRMLVCQNIDDAVQMLTLESEGKENTKILIPDISHSHHEDSGNRPVVFMFSGQGVQYANMARELYQTESTFTCAIDDCCKLLIPHLGIDLRTVLYPSEVGEEEAAQQLKQTYITQPVLFIIEYALAQLWMSWGVLPEAAIGHSIGEYVAATLAGVFSLEDALILVATRGRLMQQLPAGAMLAVPLSEQEIELSEELSLAVINAPSLCVVSGSIKAVDELQNRLMELGLDCRRLHTSHAFHSDMMEPIIGPFITEVRKVKLKAPQIPFISNVTGTWITEMEATDPNYWGKHLRQTVRFGDGIAELLKEPKRILLEVGPGRTLSTFARDCLEENTQTIVLSSLRHPKDSQSDIAFLLNALGRLWLAGVSVNWPEFYRHERRDRIPLPTYPFERKRYWIEPSNPAVHDNKFTEVDRTIEEENVGDREIEEIMAQQIEIIFQQLDLLKMYG